The Schistocerca americana isolate TAMUIC-IGC-003095 chromosome 5, iqSchAmer2.1, whole genome shotgun sequence genome includes a window with the following:
- the LOC124616187 gene encoding ankyrin repeat domain-containing protein 1-like, translating to MLLANDFLWCCGIWNMSAEKRVRLLEAAYDGAVEELKELLCVGTDVGLRDEHEMTALHCAVEGGSVEAVRILLDSGADVNARNQEWDTPLHIAAFFGYVAVVRLLLSVSADPSPSCQKGWTPLHWAAQEGHAEVVAALLGAGADMRIRDVEGRTPLDLARQYGRWELVTILT from the coding sequence GAATATGTCTGCCGAAAAAAGAGTGAGGCTTCTGGAGGCAGCTTACGATGGAGCTGTGGAAGAGCTGAAAGAACTGCTGTGTGTGGGGACGGACGTAGGGTTGAGGGACGAGCACGAGATGACTGCCCTGCACTGTGCGGTGGAAGGCGGAAGTGTGGAGGCGGTCAGAATTCTCCTTGACAGTGGAGCAGACGTGAATGCCAGGAACCAGGAGTGGGACACGCCGCTGCACATCGCTGCGTTCTTCGGCTACGTGGCCGTCGTGCGGCTGCTGCTGTCAGTGTCGGCGGACCCGAGTCCCAGCTGCCAGAAAGGGTGGACGCCACTGCACTGGGCAGCACAGGAGGGGCACGCCGAGGTGGTGGCCGCACTTTTAGGTGCGGGAGCAGACATGCGCATCAGGGACGTAGAGGGGAGGACGCCGCTGGACCTCGCCAGGCAGTACGGCAGATGGGAGCTGGTCACTATTCTCACATAA